In one Macadamia integrifolia cultivar HAES 741 unplaced genomic scaffold, SCU_Mint_v3 scaffold448, whole genome shotgun sequence genomic region, the following are encoded:
- the LOC122068621 gene encoding putative UPF0481 protein At3g02645 — translation MANATASSSSNSTIQRGGCKDRQLNNDYDIRMWVGSIEEERRGVCSWQSGSTIFRVPNYLRKIKPEVYIPQSVSIGPLHYNEEHLQPMQVHKLRYLNRFLDRHKWKISLDDCVKAVSELEEKARKCYSETTGRGFEKDEFVKMMVIDSCFILELFEIIKNEENDLFLNPSWFHPVLFDLITLENQLPLFVLEHIYGLIYELQTPMNNFSQAIYDRLLRWFDLHDASHEQLTSVSLPEGGVKHLLDLLRSVLVNSSRRIRKAAKKWLVHTNCASELERAGVKFQKLEPSSSPESSLFDINFDINKGVLTIPTITIFDETEHTLRNLIALEKGQVLDITTDYFTAYAAFMDGLIDTRSDVELLEKKGIIVNNIGNPEDVVTLFNNIVKHVTVQDPYFSGVIEDVIDYYNKPWNRRQASLMQNYFNTPWAFISFLAALFLLILTVGQTICSILQVVWTQPP, via the coding sequence ATGGCCAACGCTACTGCTAGTTCTTCAAGCAATTCTACCATACAAAGAGGAGGATGCAAAGATCGTCAGCTGAACAATGATTATGATATCAGGATGTGGGTAGGGTCCATCGAGGAAGAACGACGAGGGGTCTGTTCGTGGCAATCTGGATCTACTATATTCCGAGTGCCCAACTATCTTCGAAAGATAAAGCCAGAAGTCTACATACCTCAGTCAGTCTCAATTGGTCCTTTGCACTATAACGAAGAACACTTACAACCCATGCAAGTACATAAGTTGCGCTATTTAAATCGTTTTCTAGATCGACACAAATGGAAAATTAGCTTGGATGATTGTGTCAAAGCAGTGAGTGAGTTAGAAGAAAAGGCTCGAAAATGTTATTCAGAAACCACTGGAAGGGGGTTCGAAAAAGATGAGTTTGTAAAGATGATGGTGATAGATAGTTGCTTTATACTGGAGCTCTTCGAGATcattaaaaatgaagagaatGATTTGTTTTTAAATCCGTCATGGTTTCATCCCGTTCTCTTTGACCTGATTACTCTTGAAAATCAGCTTCCCTTGTTTGTTCTTGAGCATATATATGGTCTAATCTACGAATTGCAGACCCCGATGAACAACTTCAGTCAAGCTATCTATGATAGGCTCTTAAGGTGGTTCGACCTCCATGACGCATCTCATGAACAATTAACTTCAGTATCACTTCCAGAGGGCGGAGTAAAGCATTTGCTTGATCTTTTACGAAGTGTCCTGGTCAATTCATCTAGGAGGATTAGAAAAGCGGCCAAAAAGTGGTTGGTGCACACGAATTGTGCTTCCGAACTTGAGAGAGCGGGTGTCAAGTTCCAGAAGTTGGAGCCATCGTCGTCCCCGGAGTCATCTTTATTTGACATAAACTTCGACATAAACAAGGGAGTATTAACAATCCCAACCATTACTATTTTTGACGAGACAGAACACACTCTTAGAAACCTCATTGCCCTTGAGAAAGGTCAAGTACTAGACATTACTACTGATTATTTCACAGCCTATGCAGCCTTCATGGATGGCCTCATTGATACTCGCAGTGACGTGGAGTTGCTAGAAAAGAAGGGAATTATTGTGAACAACATTGGCAACCCAGAAGATGTGGTGACCTTATTTAACAATATTGTCAAACATGTTACAGTCCAGGATCCTTATTTCTCTGGTGTTATCGAGGATGTGATAGACTATTACAATAAACCATGGAATAGACGGCAGGCAAGTTTGATGCAGAACTATTTCAACACACCATGGgcatttatttcatttcttgcTGCACTCTTCCTTCTCATCTTGACAGTTGGACAGACTATTTGTTCCATCTTACAAGTTGTATGGACACAACCgccttaa